The following proteins are encoded in a genomic region of Chelmon rostratus isolate fCheRos1 chromosome 3, fCheRos1.pri, whole genome shotgun sequence:
- the slc2a15b gene encoding solute carrier family 2 member 15b yields the protein MAEEVLPESDAKMSGHLTMPLLAAAFLASFGSSMLYGYNLAVVNSPAQYIKDFYNETLIESYDWAPDEELLTLLYSLTVSIFAIGGMAGALLVGRLVTKYGRKGTLVRATVLVFLGGALMGFSRQCRMPAMVIIGRFITGVHSGICLSVVPMYLGEIAPKNLRGFLGLVPSIHICLGVFIAQVLGLHELLGKEEHWPLLLSLVVFPTMVQLMLLPWFPESPRYLLIEKGNIHATIAALKWYRTKGNIQAEVEEMQEEQRSLSSTHTISVCGLLTDRCVRWQVVTIAVVNIGMQLSGIDAIWFYTNDIFKNAGIPEPYIQYTTVGTGAIEVISGMLGCFTIERLGRRPLMIGGFLFMGLCCVGITVSDLFQAQLSFMRYISVGCVVGIIAGFCIGPAGVPFLITAELFKQSHRPAAYTVAGCLNWLSNFTIGFVFPFLQEATGPYCYLIFCVICLGVAVYTIFVIPETRNKTFMEISQMFAAKNNILKEELTTNGHLKMGVMNGYGTLKNEH from the exons ATGGCGGAGGAAGTGCTCCCGGAAAGCGATGCAAAGATGAGCGGG CACCTGACAATGCCTCTGCTGGCGGCAGCTTTTCTGGCCTCGTTCGGTAGCTCCATGCTCTATGGCTACAATTTGGCAGTCGTCAACTCtcctgcacag TACATAAAAGACTTCTACAATGAGACCCTAATAGAAAGTTACGACTGGGCCCCAGATGAGGAGCTCCTCACCCTCTTGTACTCCCTCACCGTGTCCATCTTTGCTATTGGTGGGATGGCCGGGGCCCTGCTGGTGGGCAGACTTGTTACTAAATATGgaag GAAAGGGACGCTGGTGCGAGCCACTGTGCTGGTGTTTTTGGGAGGAGCTCTGATGGGCTTCAGCAGACAGTGCAGGATGCCTGCCATGGTCATTATTGGACGCTTCATCACAGGAGTGCACTCAG GTATCTGTCTCAGTGTGGTGCCGATGTATCTCGGTGAGATCGCTCCCAAGAACCTGCGAGGCTTCCTGGGCCTCGTTCCCAGCATTCACATCTGTCTCGGAGTCTTCATCGCTCAGGTCCTGGGACTCCATGAACTGCTGGGAAAG GAAGAACACTggcctctgctcctctccctggTGGTCTTTCCTACCATGGTCCAGCTgatgctgttgccatggtttccaGAGAGTCCGCGGTACCTGTTGATAGAGAAGGGAAACATTCACGCCACCATCGCAG CCCTGAAGTGGTACCGCACTAAAGGAAACATCCaggcggaggtggaggagatgcagGAGGAACAGCGCTCTCTGTCCTCAACCCACACCATCTCTGTTTGCGGCCTGCTCACGGACCGCTGTGTTCGCTGGCAGGTCGTCACCATTGCGGTGGTCAACATCGGCATGCAGCTGTCTGGCATTGATGCA ATCTGGTTCTACACAAATGACATATTTAAGAACGCAGGAATCCCAGAGCCTTATATTCAGTATACGACGGTGGGAACTGGTGCCATTGAGGTCATCTCTGGGATGCTGGGG tgttttaccATCGAGCGACTTGGCAGAAGACCTCTGATGATTGGCGGCTTCCTCTTCATGGGACTCTGCTGTGTTGGGATCACAGTGTCTGACCTCTTCCAG GCTCAGCTGTCCTTCATGCGCTACATCAGTGTGGGCTGCGTTGTTGGGATTATTGCCGGCTTCTGCATCGGTCCAG CCGGCGTTCCTTTCCTGATCACTGCAGAGCTGTTTAAGCAGTCTCACCGACCGGCTGCCTACACTGTGGCCGGTTGCCTCAACTGGTTGTCCAACTTCACCATCGGCTTCGTCTTTCCCTTCCTACAG GAGGCGACGGGTCCTTACTGTTACCTGATCTTCTGCGTGATCTGTTTGGGAGTGGCCGTCTACACCATCTTCGTCATTCCCGAGACCAGGAACAAAACCTTTATGGAGATCAGCCAGATGTTCGCTGCCAAAAACAACATCCTCAAAGAAGAGCTGACGACCAACGGTCACCTCAAGATGGGTGTGATGAACGGCTACGGAACCCTGAAGAATGAGCACTAG